Proteins encoded by one window of Cydia fagiglandana chromosome Z, ilCydFagi1.1, whole genome shotgun sequence:
- the LOC134679426 gene encoding choline-phosphate cytidylyltransferase A-like isoform X1, which produces MAEAISTRSAGAGEGHGSELQAQNGSDASFCSSSQTLELSQSLRFAAPFSTDPIAVAERERCAYGRVSRAAAAAGTAGRRVRVYSDGIYDMFHEGHARQLQQAKTSFPNVYLIVGVCNDQLTHSRKGRTVMTEDERYEAVRHCRYVDEVVRDAPWEYDEAFLETNKIDFVAHDDIPYTTEDCDDTYAMIKAKDMFVATERTEGVSTSDIVARIVRDYDIYVRRNLARGYSAKELNVSFLNEKKFRLQNKMDELKDKGKKVMTNIGEKRVDILTKWEEKSRELIDAFLLLFGPDGRLSSIWNESKGRLMQALSQPPSPRASPPPSENGDDSQDRALALASAHAAAPALARALAHARAHRSSASPPPPKSRRYETLWEPQADASSSEGLGAEAAALRQLTDDGSDSDDDYQDTSAYL; this is translated from the exons TCGCTGAGATTTGCGGCGCCGTTCAGCACGGACCCGATAGCGGTGGCGGAGCGCGAGCGCTGCGCGTACGGGCGCGTGTcgcgcgcggcggccgcggcgggcacggcgggccgccgcgtgcGCGTCTACTCAGATGGCATCTACGACATGTTTCACGAAGGTCACGCGCGCCAGCTGCAGCAGGCCAAAACTTCCTTTCCCAACGTCTATCTCATTGTCGGAG TGTGCAACGACCAGCTGACGCACAGCCGCAAGGGCCGCACCGTGATGACGGAGGACGAGCGCTACGAGGCCGTCCGCCACTGCCGCTACGTCGATGAG GTGGTGCGGGACGCGCCGTGGGAATACGACGAGGCGTTCCTGGAAACGAACAAGATTGACTTCGTGGCGCACGACGACATCCCCTACACCACCGAGGACTGCGACGACACCTACGCCATGATCAAAGCCAAGGACATGTTCGTCGCCACCGAGCGCACCGAAG GCGTGTCGACGTCGGACATCGTGGCGCGGATCGTGCGCGACTACGACATCTACGTGCGGCGCAACCTGGCGCGCGGCTACTCCGCCAAGGAGCTCAACGTGTCCTTCCTCAACGAGAAGAAGTTCCGCCTGCAGAACAAGATGGACGAGCTCAAGGACAAGGGCAAGAAG GTGATGACGAACATCGGCGAGAAGCGCGTCGACATCCTGACCAAGTGGGAGGAGAAGTCGCGCGAGCTGATCGACGCGTTCCTGCTGCTGTTCGGGCCGGACGGGCGGCTGTCCAGCATCTGGAACGAGTCCAAGGGGCGGCTCATGCAGGCGCTCAGCCAGCCGCCGTCGCCGCGCGCCTCGCCGCCGCCCAGCGAGAACGGCGACGACTCCCAGGACCGCGCGCTCGCGCTCGCCTCCGCCCACGCCGCGGCGCCCGCGCTCGCGCGCGCCCTGGCGCACGCTCGCGCGCACAG AAGCTCAGCGTCGCCGCCGCCTCCCAAATCGCGCCGCTACGAGACGCTGTGGGAGCCGCAAGCAG ATGCGTCGAGCTCTGAAGGGCTGGGGGCGGAAGCGGCCGCACTCCGCCAGCTGACGGACGACGGCTCGGACAGCGACGATGACTACCAGGACACCAGCGCCTACCTCTAG
- the LOC134679426 gene encoding choline-phosphate cytidylyltransferase B-like isoform X2, with protein MSVTTTTTTMLSARRGAGAGPEPRVNGLLKHPQPPADLPSLRFAAPFSTDPIAVAERERCAYGRVSRAAAAAGTAGRRVRVYSDGIYDMFHEGHARQLQQAKTSFPNVYLIVGVCNDQLTHSRKGRTVMTEDERYEAVRHCRYVDEVVRDAPWEYDEAFLETNKIDFVAHDDIPYTTEDCDDTYAMIKAKDMFVATERTEGVSTSDIVARIVRDYDIYVRRNLARGYSAKELNVSFLNEKKFRLQNKMDELKDKGKKVMTNIGEKRVDILTKWEEKSRELIDAFLLLFGPDGRLSSIWNESKGRLMQALSQPPSPRASPPPSENGDDSQDRALALASAHAAAPALARALAHARAHRSSASPPPPKSRRYETLWEPQADASSSEGLGAEAAALRQLTDDGSDSDDDYQDTSAYL; from the exons TCGCTGAGATTTGCGGCGCCGTTCAGCACGGACCCGATAGCGGTGGCGGAGCGCGAGCGCTGCGCGTACGGGCGCGTGTcgcgcgcggcggccgcggcgggcacggcgggccgccgcgtgcGCGTCTACTCAGATGGCATCTACGACATGTTTCACGAAGGTCACGCGCGCCAGCTGCAGCAGGCCAAAACTTCCTTTCCCAACGTCTATCTCATTGTCGGAG TGTGCAACGACCAGCTGACGCACAGCCGCAAGGGCCGCACCGTGATGACGGAGGACGAGCGCTACGAGGCCGTCCGCCACTGCCGCTACGTCGATGAG GTGGTGCGGGACGCGCCGTGGGAATACGACGAGGCGTTCCTGGAAACGAACAAGATTGACTTCGTGGCGCACGACGACATCCCCTACACCACCGAGGACTGCGACGACACCTACGCCATGATCAAAGCCAAGGACATGTTCGTCGCCACCGAGCGCACCGAAG GCGTGTCGACGTCGGACATCGTGGCGCGGATCGTGCGCGACTACGACATCTACGTGCGGCGCAACCTGGCGCGCGGCTACTCCGCCAAGGAGCTCAACGTGTCCTTCCTCAACGAGAAGAAGTTCCGCCTGCAGAACAAGATGGACGAGCTCAAGGACAAGGGCAAGAAG GTGATGACGAACATCGGCGAGAAGCGCGTCGACATCCTGACCAAGTGGGAGGAGAAGTCGCGCGAGCTGATCGACGCGTTCCTGCTGCTGTTCGGGCCGGACGGGCGGCTGTCCAGCATCTGGAACGAGTCCAAGGGGCGGCTCATGCAGGCGCTCAGCCAGCCGCCGTCGCCGCGCGCCTCGCCGCCGCCCAGCGAGAACGGCGACGACTCCCAGGACCGCGCGCTCGCGCTCGCCTCCGCCCACGCCGCGGCGCCCGCGCTCGCGCGCGCCCTGGCGCACGCTCGCGCGCACAG AAGCTCAGCGTCGCCGCCGCCTCCCAAATCGCGCCGCTACGAGACGCTGTGGGAGCCGCAAGCAG ATGCGTCGAGCTCTGAAGGGCTGGGGGCGGAAGCGGCCGCACTCCGCCAGCTGACGGACGACGGCTCGGACAGCGACGATGACTACCAGGACACCAGCGCCTACCTCTAG